A single window of Streptomyces griseoviridis DNA harbors:
- a CDS encoding NAD-dependent epimerase/dehydratase family protein: MHTAPPPAPTSAGPSPTRPVDEAALEESLATPSPALVADLAGLDGDLLVLGAGGKMGPSLCRLARRALDAAGRTDLAVIAVSRWSDPRAAAALADDGVRTVPFDLMEGDPAELPDAGNVVFMVGAKFGSANDPTTAWAVNAALPDRIARRYRDARIAAFSTGNVYPLVSVLDAGSAEGDPTAPVGEYAMSCLGRERVFAHHARRAGTPLSLIRLNYAVDLRYGVLADIASAVHSGAPVSLATGHVNVVWQGYANEVALRSLTRAAAEPFTVNVTGPETASVRRLAHRFAAEFGTIAHLEGEESGTGLLSDATLCHAEFGYPSVPLATLVAWQAGWLRDGLPLSGKPTKFDVRDGRF, from the coding sequence ATGCACACCGCACCACCGCCCGCCCCCACGTCCGCCGGGCCGTCGCCGACGCGGCCCGTCGACGAGGCGGCCCTGGAGGAGTCGCTGGCCACGCCGTCGCCCGCGCTCGTCGCCGACCTCGCCGGGCTCGACGGCGATCTGCTGGTCCTCGGCGCCGGCGGCAAGATGGGCCCCAGCCTGTGCCGGCTGGCCCGCCGCGCCCTGGACGCCGCCGGGCGCACCGACCTCGCCGTGATCGCCGTCTCCCGCTGGTCGGACCCGCGGGCCGCCGCCGCGCTGGCCGACGACGGGGTGCGGACCGTACCGTTCGACCTGATGGAGGGCGATCCGGCGGAGCTGCCCGACGCGGGCAACGTGGTCTTCATGGTCGGCGCCAAGTTCGGTTCGGCGAACGATCCCACCACCGCCTGGGCGGTCAACGCCGCCCTGCCCGACCGGATCGCCCGCCGCTACCGGGACGCCAGGATCGCCGCGTTCTCCACCGGCAACGTCTACCCGCTGGTCTCCGTCCTCGACGCGGGCAGCGCCGAGGGCGACCCGACGGCACCGGTCGGCGAGTACGCGATGTCATGCCTCGGCCGTGAGCGGGTCTTCGCCCACCACGCCCGGCGCGCGGGCACCCCGCTGTCGCTGATCCGCCTCAACTACGCCGTGGACCTGCGCTACGGCGTCCTCGCCGACATCGCCTCCGCCGTCCACTCCGGCGCCCCGGTGTCGCTGGCCACCGGGCACGTCAACGTGGTCTGGCAGGGGTACGCCAACGAGGTCGCCCTGCGCTCGCTGACCCGGGCCGCCGCCGAGCCGTTCACCGTCAACGTCACCGGGCCCGAGACCGCGTCGGTGCGGCGCCTCGCGCACCGGTTCGCCGCCGAGTTCGGCACCATCGCGCACCTGGAGGGCGAGGAGTCGGGGACCGGGCTGCTCTCCGACGCGACGCTCTGCCACGCGGAGTTCGGCTATCCCTCCGTCCCGCTGGCCACCCTGGTGGCGTGGCAGGCGGGGTGGCTACGCGACGGTCTTCCGCTGTCGGGCAAGCCCACGAAGTTCGACGTCCGCGACGGAAGGTTCTGA
- a CDS encoding dihydrodipicolinate synthase family protein: MTHPAPAPAAAVDPLGLLAEGTVIPAHPLVLDAGRRLDERRQRALTRYYLASGAGGVAVGVHTTQFEIREPSVGLLRPVLELAAETVEREADRPVLRIAGACGYTAQAVAEAELAAELGYDAVLLSPQVPGADEAGLLERARAVGEVLPVIGFYLQEAVGGRYLSPSFWSRLADIPSVVAVKTAPFDRYRTAEVIDAIARSDRAGDVALYTGNDDAILTDLLTPYRTGGDGGELRWFAGGLLGQWAVWTRTAVALLAEVRRARAGDHALTVDLLRRAPQLTEANAAVFDVRGAFRGCVPGVHEVLRRQGLLAGTWCLDPAEQLSPGQAEELTRVCVAHPWVTDDAFVAEHLDDWLR; this comes from the coding sequence GTGACCCACCCCGCACCGGCCCCCGCGGCGGCCGTCGACCCCCTCGGGCTGCTCGCCGAGGGCACCGTGATCCCCGCCCACCCGCTGGTCCTCGACGCGGGCAGGCGCCTCGACGAACGCCGGCAACGCGCCCTGACCCGCTACTACCTGGCGTCCGGGGCGGGCGGTGTCGCGGTCGGCGTGCACACCACCCAGTTCGAGATCCGCGAGCCGTCCGTCGGGCTGCTGCGGCCGGTCCTCGAACTCGCCGCCGAGACCGTCGAACGGGAGGCGGACCGGCCCGTCCTGCGGATCGCCGGGGCCTGCGGATACACCGCGCAGGCCGTCGCCGAGGCCGAACTCGCCGCCGAACTCGGCTACGACGCGGTGCTGTTGAGCCCCCAGGTGCCGGGCGCCGACGAGGCGGGGCTCCTGGAGCGGGCCCGCGCCGTCGGCGAGGTCCTGCCGGTCATCGGCTTCTACCTCCAGGAGGCGGTCGGCGGACGCTATCTGTCCCCGTCGTTCTGGAGCCGCCTCGCGGACATCCCCTCCGTCGTGGCCGTCAAGACGGCGCCCTTCGACCGGTACCGCACCGCCGAGGTCATCGACGCGATCGCCCGCTCCGACCGGGCGGGGGACGTCGCCCTGTACACCGGCAACGACGACGCCATCCTCACCGACCTGCTCACCCCGTACCGGACCGGCGGCGACGGCGGCGAACTGCGCTGGTTCGCGGGCGGATTGCTTGGCCAGTGGGCGGTGTGGACCAGGACCGCGGTGGCGCTCCTCGCGGAGGTGCGGCGGGCACGCGCGGGCGACCACGCCCTCACCGTGGACCTGCTGCGCCGGGCCCCGCAGCTCACCGAGGCCAACGCGGCCGTCTTCGACGTGCGGGGCGCCTTCCGCGGCTGCGTCCCCGGAGTGCACGAGGTGCTGCGCCGGCAGGGGCTGCTCGCCGGGACCTGGTGCCTCGACCCGGCGGAGCAGCTCTCCCCCGGGCAGGCGGAGGAACTCACCCGGGTCTGCGTGGCCCATCCCTGGGTCACCGACGACGCGTTCGTGGCGGAGCATCTCGATGACTGGCTCCGCTGA